The following are from one region of the Magallana gigas chromosome 4, xbMagGiga1.1, whole genome shotgun sequence genome:
- the LOC136275080 gene encoding uncharacterized protein — protein sequence MRTSSDESDDMLQNISGLSAIIASLDKDDGSLSPVFLDDTVVETVLVLEEETFFLLVEEPVLPLVEETVFLLVEEPVLPLVEEPIRPMVEKPVFHLEEEPVLPMVEELLRPMVEEPVRPVVEEPVRPMVEAPVRPMVEEHVLPLVEEPMLFESKRW from the exons ATGCGGACCAGCAG tgATGAGAGTGATGATATGTTACAGAACATCTCGGGACTCTCTGCCATAATCGCTTCTCTTGACAAG gaTGATGGGTCTTTATCCCCTGTCTTCTTAGATGATACTGTGGTAGAGACTGTCCTCGTTTTGGAAGAAGAAACTTTTTTCCTTTTGGTAGAGGAACCTGTCCTCCCTTTGGTAGAGGAAACCGTTTTCCTTTTGGTAGAAGAGCCTGTCCTTCCTTTGGTAGAGGAACCCATACGTCCTATGGTAGAGAAACCTGTCTTCCATTTGGAAGAGGAACCTGTCCTCCCTATGGTAGAGGAACTTTTACGTCCTATGGTAGAGGAACCTGTACGTCCTGTGGTAGAGGAACCTGTACGTCCTATGGTAGAGGCACCTGTACGTCCTATGGTAGAGGAACATGTCCTCCCTTTAGTAGAGGAACCTATGCTCTTTGAATCAAAGAGATGGTAA